From the bacterium genome, one window contains:
- a CDS encoding V-type ATP synthase subunit K, producing MIMDMGMIYALTGAALAVFLCGAGSSIGIGYAGREANGVLSEEPDKFGIMLLLVALPGTQGIYGFLTGFLVLMKIGILGGAATVTITNFQGLQILIATLPIAVSGFFSAIHQGKVCAAGISVASKHPEASMRALVYGALVETYAVLALVISIFLLFSVKI from the coding sequence ATGATAATGGATATGGGTATGATTTACGCATTAACCGGTGCAGCACTCGCTGTATTTCTGTGTGGTGCTGGTTCCAGTATAGGTATTGGGTATGCAGGAAGGGAAGCAAATGGTGTTTTATCTGAAGAACCAGACAAATTTGGGATTATGCTTCTACTTGTTGCTCTGCCGGGAACACAGGGTATATATGGCTTCCTTACTGGTTTTCTCGTATTAATGAAGATAGGAATTTTAGGTGGCGCAGCAACCGTTACCATAACTAACTTTCAGGGATTGCAGATTCTCATAGCAACACTCCCTATTGCTGTTTCTGGTTTTTTCTCTGCTATACATCAGGGTAAGGTATGTGCTGCGGGTATTTCCGTTGCTTCAAAACATCCTGAAGCGAGTATGAGGGCGCTTGTCTATGGGGCACTTGTAGAGACATATGCTGTTCTGGCACTGGTAATTTCTATATTCTTACTTTTCTCTGTAAAAATATAA
- a CDS encoding electron transfer flavoprotein subunit alpha has translation MIKIDYGRCTLCKQCIDVCPFGAIEVKEGKLFINENCTLCGLCVNTCPENALEKEEKVVSVSDLSKYKGIWFFAESRGDKLCPVAFEMLNAALKLKGILGEEVSGVLIGNNVKSLANEIGARGADRVYVIENPLLEHFQEESYAVAMAQLIKKYKPNIVIAAATMMGRAFIPSVAARVKTGLTADCTDVGIDPETKLLIQTRPTFGGNLMARIICKNHRPQMATIRPKMFEEAPVINGGMPEVIIEEFDEEILEHKVSIIGKEKVENIIDLQEAEVIVSGGRGVKDPKNFDMIRELADLLDGAVGASRAAVDSGWIPYPHQVGQTGKTVKPKIYIACGISGAIQHLAGMQTSDYIIAINKDPEAPIFRVANLGIVGDIFEVVPALIKKIKEAKKC, from the coding sequence ATGATAAAAATAGATTATGGAAGGTGTACATTATGTAAGCAGTGTATAGATGTCTGTCCTTTTGGAGCAATAGAAGTAAAGGAAGGGAAACTATTTATAAACGAGAACTGCACACTATGTGGATTATGTGTAAACACCTGTCCTGAAAATGCCCTTGAGAAAGAAGAAAAGGTGGTTTCTGTATCTGACCTATCAAAATATAAAGGCATATGGTTTTTTGCAGAGAGCAGAGGTGATAAACTCTGCCCTGTTGCCTTTGAGATGTTAAATGCTGCACTAAAACTGAAAGGAATCCTTGGAGAAGAGGTATCGGGTGTTCTTATCGGAAATAATGTGAAATCTCTCGCTAATGAAATTGGAGCAAGGGGCGCAGACAGGGTATATGTGATAGAGAACCCATTACTTGAACATTTTCAGGAAGAAAGTTATGCAGTTGCAATGGCTCAGTTAATTAAAAAATATAAACCAAATATTGTTATTGCAGCAGCCACCATGATGGGCAGAGCATTCATCCCTTCTGTGGCAGCGAGGGTAAAAACAGGTCTTACTGCTGACTGTACAGATGTGGGTATTGACCCTGAAACAAAACTGCTTATTCAGACCAGACCTACATTTGGCGGAAACCTTATGGCAAGGATCATATGTAAAAACCATAGACCACAGATGGCTACCATAAGACCCAAGATGTTTGAAGAAGCACCTGTTATTAATGGTGGTATGCCAGAGGTTATTATAGAAGAGTTTGATGAAGAAATTCTGGAGCATAAAGTAAGTATAATTGGAAAAGAGAAGGTAGAAAACATCATTGACCTTCAGGAAGCAGAGGTGATTGTGTCAGGGGGCAGAGGTGTTAAAGACCCTAAAAATTTTGATATGATAAGGGAACTTGCAGACCTTTTAGATGGTGCTGTCGGTGCTTCACGTGCTGCTGTTGATTCTGGCTGGATACCATATCCTCATCAGGTAGGACAGACAGGAAAAACAGTTAAACCCAAAATTTATATTGCCTGCGGAATATCAGGAGCAATTCAGCATCTCGCAGGTATGCAGACATCTGACTACATCATTGCTATAAATAAAGACCCTGAGGCTCCTATATTCCGTGTAGCAAATCTCGGAATTGTAGGTGATATTTTTGAAGTAGTCCCCGCACTAATTAAAAAAATTAAAGAAGCAAAAAAATGTTGA